The sequence below is a genomic window from Lolium perenne isolate Kyuss_39 chromosome 7, Kyuss_2.0, whole genome shotgun sequence.
TTCATTTTGTTTTGAAGTGATTGCTATGACCTGTGTATCCATGAGCAGGGATCCGTTAGTGACTGTATATTCTGCCAGTGCTTGTGCAGGTGTGCCGTTCCTTCATGAGAGAAAAGGCGAACTAATTTTGTTTCATCCAACTATGTTCATCTTTTGTGTAGATTATTTTTCTTTAAATCTATAAAATTACAGTCCACTGGAGAGTTCTTTTTTTGCAATGATTTCTTACATAATAAAACATGCTGTCTTTTTGAGAAGTATCTGAAAGTGCAGAACCCAGAACTGAATATCATCTTCCTATGTGTCTGAAGCTGCAAATGTGTAAAACTTGAAGTCTCTATTATTAGGGTGTTGTTATCTCTTGTGTTTTGAAGCTGCCTTTGAGACGCACGTGTGGTTGTGCACGAGCTCGTCGAGCTGTTATCTCCTGCAGCAACGGTGGCCAACTCGGCGTCGTTGCAACAGCTGCCAGAGTGCATCGTCACCAGCTGACGGCGCGAACCAGCCCTTATTAAGCCCTCCTAATTTCGCACAAAACCTTAACTTAGCGACGGCCCTCTCGTCTATTTATATTTGGCTCGCAGCACGGCCGACGATTTCCGTTCACAAAAACCCACACACCTCCATTTGCCTCGATCAACCGCCTCCACCTCCATTGATCTACACCGGTGGGGGCGCGGTCATTGCCGTTTCACACAAACGGCGCGCCGGCGACGGCCTGGTCCAAAAACCATTGCTCCGAGAGGGCCATTGACCTGGTGTTTGTAGCCTCTAGCGAGGCCGGCCGACGGACGGCCGGGGCTCACCGTCTCCGGCGACCACCGTCGTCGGTGCACATTGGGCTTCTCAAGGTGCGCGGGCGTGAGCAAGCATGGCGTTGGGGTTCAGGGAAGGTAGCGGCGCCGAGCTGCACGGCAAGGAGAGCGGCAATGTGGCGCCCGAGGAGAACCGGGCGGTGTATCGCTACGCCTCGTCCGAGTCCTTCGCCTACGAGGGCACGCCGCCGGCGGCGCAGCAGATGATGATGGACCGGCAGCCGGTGGTCCTCGGCGCGGACGGCGAGCACGACGAGGGCCGGATCCCGGCGTCCGTGTTCGAGCGCGACGCGTCGGACCCCGGCAAGGACTGGAGCATGATGTCCACGGACTCGGTGTTCGGCCTCCAGGTGGCGCCGTCCTGCGACTTCACCGGGTACTTTCTCGCGCACCCGGAGCTCATGGATATCACCACGCCGCCCCGCGACAGCTCCGCCGGCGCCGCCACGCCTACCGCCGCCTCCACGCCGCGGCACTTCGAGAGCATCCCGGAGCTCGGCGACGCGGCCCCAAGCTACTCCTTCGCCTTCCCCAAGTACGTCTTTTGCATTGCACGTTCTGACGTTCGATCGTGGGCAACTCTAACCTGACGCAACTCTTGCTCATGATATGCAGATTGATGGAGGACAAGGGGTACAGCTCAAAGAAAAATCAGCAGTCTCGCGAGCAGCCGCTGACGCCAAAAGCTACACCGACAGAGCCACGGACGACGACGGACACGGCGCAGCCGGAGGCGGAGACGAGCAGCAAACCGGAAGCGGCCCCGCAGCAGGAAGCAGCGAAGGGCGGCATGTTCTCGTGGATGCCCTGCTGCTCTTAACGAGGGACGGCACTGATCGCCGGCGGCAACCAGAAGGAGGGATCATCATGAAAATGGTGGCTAGAGTCACGAAAGAAAGTATGAAGCAATGCAATTATTTCAAGGACAAAAACACAATCGAACCAGTTTATTTGTTTGTTTGCTTGCCCCTCAGTGTGCTGTACTAGAATGCTTTCCTTTTGTTCCTAACTGCTCTTCACAAACGTGAAATTGAGATTTCCGTGATTTATCCATCAGGCGTTTCTGAATGCAAATAACCAGAGAAACAGGTCAAATTCATGTTAAACTCTGCCTAAGTGGTTGTATGTCTATGACAATTCCTGCATTCAAACTTGTGCAGCACGGATGAGGAAAAAAAACTGGATACAAAAAACCCACGGTACCAACAAAAATACAAGCTACATCACCCTTTGACTGTTCTGAAAAAAATAGAAATGCAGTATGGCTCCTGAAATGATGCAAATAAAGAGGCAATATACAAAAATAAAGTTGCCATTTGAGTTTTACTGATTTGCAAATTCATGTTCAATGCCACCGCAAGCTCGCCAAAGCAGTATAAGGAATTATCTGCTTGGCCATTTACAACGTATGGAACAG
It includes:
- the LOC127311266 gene encoding uncharacterized protein produces the protein MALGFREGSGAELHGKESGNVAPEENRAVYRYASSESFAYEGTPPAAQQMMMDRQPVVLGADGEHDEGRIPASVFERDASDPGKDWSMMSTDSVFGLQVAPSCDFTGYFLAHPELMDITTPPRDSSAGAATPTAASTPRHFESIPELGDAAPSYSFAFPKLMEDKGYSSKKNQQSREQPLTPKATPTEPRTTTDTAQPEAETSSKPEAAPQQEAAKGGMFSWMPCCS